CGGCAAACACGCCCCGCATCGCCGGTTGAGTCGGACAGTTACGACCCCGCAGGTGGGGGACAAAAACCACACCCGCTGGCTCAGGAACAGCTTTTTCCACCTCTGCAGTAATCCGAACGAAAGCGTCCGGCTGGTCGGCCAGATCCCGGAACAACTCGTTTTTCGCCCATTCCAGGTCCAACCCACCACCGTTGATGTAGGCCATGGGGTAAAAAAACCCGGGAATAACCGAGCGAGGAACGAGCAATGTTTTATGGAGGATATCGGGGGCATAGTCCTTGACATTGAGGCAAAAACATGAGGCGGTGCCGGCTACGTCAAAGGCCACCCCCTCTTCCACTACCCCCGCACCCAGAACGTTGGCCGCCTGGTCACCACAACCAGCCGCCAGGGGTGTACCCGGCAGTAAGCCGGTTTTCGCCGCACCATCATAACCCAACCGGCCGACCACCGTCCAGGGTTCGACAATCCGGGGAAATTTATCGACCTCCAGGCCGAACAACCCGATGAGTTCCTCGTCCCACTGCTTGTGGACCAAGTCGGCAAAGCACGAAAAGTGAATATACGTATAGTCGATATAGGTTTCTTCTCCGGACAGATTCGCTAATTTCTGGACCACCCAGTCGGCCGGGACGGTAAACCGGGCGATGCTCCGGTACACGTCCGGATGTTCCGTTTTCCACCAGAGAATTTTCGGTCCGTGGTTGACGCTGGGTCCCATCCCAGACCGACGGATAATCAGTTCTTCACTCTTCTCCTTCATCAAATCCGCATAGCGGGCCGATCGAATATCCAACCAGGAATCATAGGGAGTGGCCGGCTCCCCCTCGTTGGTTACTCCCATAATCCCCGCCATTTGACCATCGAGAGCCACCGCCGCGACCTCTGCCGGTTTCACACCGCTTTGCTCCAAAACGTCACGAATCCCCTTGACCACCGATTCAAGCATTTCATAGGGATCTTGAGTCACACTCCCGTCTTTTCCATAGATAAGCCGGGACTCCTGGGCGGAAAAAGCGAGGAGCTTTCCGTTTTCGTCAAACAGTCCAGTTTTTGTCGAAGTGGTCCCCAGATCACACCCGATAAAACAAGTCACTTTTCACCACTCCTCTTCGATGCGGATCGGCGATTGCTGGGCCAGGGACCGGTGAGCGTATTCCACCACTTTCACGGCTCGGAACCCATCCAGTATACTTGGGATCGGTTCCTGGTCGTTACGAATACAGTCGATAAAGGCCTTCAGTTCTTCCAGGTAGCCTTCCTTGAACCGGAAGCGCCAACTGGCATGATTGTCACGCACCGCTTTTTTATCGAGAGTCATCAGGACCGGGCCAGTCGTCTCTGTTTCTCCGATTCGGATCATTCCCTCAGTACCCAGAATCTCCATCCTGGCATCATAGGCATACCCGACCGGGCAACCTCCGTCGATCGCTCCCATTGGTCCATCCTGAAAGGCAATGGTCACCACATAGTGGTCATAAAAATCGGGAAAGTCTTTACGGGCTTGAGG
This sequence is a window from Atribacteraceae bacterium. Protein-coding genes within it:
- a CDS encoding FGGY family carbohydrate kinase, with protein sequence MTCFIGCDLGTTSTKTGLFDENGKLLAFSAQESRLIYGKDGSVTQDPYEMLESVVKGIRDVLEQSGVKPAEVAAVALDGQMAGIMGVTNEGEPATPYDSWLDIRSARYADLMKEKSEELIIRRSGMGPSVNHGPKILWWKTEHPDVYRSIARFTVPADWVVQKLANLSGEETYIDYTYIHFSCFADLVHKQWDEELIGLFGLEVDKFPRIVEPWTVVGRLGYDGAAKTGLLPGTPLAAGCGDQAANVLGAGVVEEGVAFDVAGTASCFCLNVKDYAPDILHKTLLVPRSVIPGFFYPMAYINGGGLDLEWAKNELFRDLADQPDAFVRITAEVEKAVPEPAGVVFVPHLRGRNCPTQPAMRGVFAGFSWDHSREHLFRAILEGISFEYSFYLKIIKELIPQVKFHEVRVIGGGSKSSLWNQIKASILGVPYAVLNRRECAVWGAAMVAGHAAGAFPDLPAKSAGSVEIVERFTPSEKLSQAYAPYLSYYLETMERMGEVFTKHQSLL